One window of the Saccopteryx leptura isolate mSacLep1 chromosome 9, mSacLep1_pri_phased_curated, whole genome shotgun sequence genome contains the following:
- the LOC136380542 gene encoding cytochrome P450 2A13 isoform X2 — protein sequence MMMVSGLLLVALLACLTIMVLMSVWRQKMFWGKLPPGPPALPFIGNYLQLNTEQMYNSLMKISEYYGPVFTVYLGQRPVVVLCGYEAVKEALLDQAEEFSGRGMQATFDWLFKEHGVVFSSGERAKQLRRFSIATLREFGMGKRGIQERIQEEAGFLIEALQGTRGDYIDPTFFLSRTVSNVISSIVFGDRFDYEDKEFLSMLSMMLGSFQFTATPTGQLYEMFYYVMKHLPGPQQQAFKELKGLEDFITKKVEQNQRTLDPNSPRNFIDSFLIHMQEEQKNPNTEFNVKNLVMTALGLLFGGTETVSTTLRYGLLLLMKHPVVEAKVHEEIDRVIGKNRQPKFEDLAKMPYTEAVIHEIQRFGDILPMGFARRVTKDTRFRDFLLPKGIEVFPMLGSVLKDPKFFSSPRDFNPQHFLDEKGQFKKNDAFVPFSIGKRYCFGEGMARKELFLFFTVIMQNFRFKSPQSPQDIDVSPKHG from the exons ATGATGATGGTCTCAGGGCTGCTTCTGGTGGCTTTGCTGGCCTGCCTGACTATTATGGTCTTGATGTCTGTCTGGCGGCAAAAGATGTTCTGGGGAAAGCTGCCTCCCGGTCCCCCTGCATTGCCCTTCATTGGGAACTACCTGCAGCTGAACACAGAGCAGATGTACAACTCCCTCATGAAG ATCAGTGAATACTATGGTCCAGTGTTCACGGTTTACCTGGGCCAACGGCCAGTTGTGGTGCTGTGTGGATATGAGGCTGTGAAGGAGGCTCTGTTGGACCAGGCAGAGGAATTCAGTGGACGAGGCATGCAGGCCACCTTTGACTGGCTCTTCAAAGAACATG GTGTGGTGTTCAGCAGTGGGGAGCGTGCTAAGCAGCTCCGTCGGTTCTCCATAGCCACGCTGCGGGAATTCGGCATGGGCAAGCGAGGCATCCAGGAGCGCATCCAGGAGGAAGCAGGCTTCCTCATCGAGGCCCTTCAGGGCACACGTG GTGACTACATCGATCCTACCTTCTTCTTGAGCCGAACCGTCTCCAATGTCATCAGCTCCATTGTGTTTGGAGATCGCTTTGACTATGAGGACAAAGAGTTCCTGTCAATGCTGAGCATGATGCTGGGAAGCTTCCAGTTCACAGCTACACCCACAGGACAG CTCTATGAGATGTTCTACTATGTGATGAAACACTTGCCAGGACCACAGCAACAGGCATTTAAGGAGCTGAAGGGACTGGAGGACTTTATAACCAAGAAGGTGGAGCAGAATCAACGTACACTGGATCCCAACTCCCCTCGAAACTTCATTGACTCCTTCCTCATCCATATGCAGGAG GAACAGAAGAATCCCAACACAGAGTTCAATGTGAAGAACCTGGTGATGACAGCACTTGGCCTTTTATTTGGGGGTACCGAGACAGTCAGCACAACCCTGCGTTATGGCTTGCTGCTGCTCATGAAGCACCCAGTTGTGGAGG ccaaggtccatgaggaGATTGACCGGGTGATTGGCAAGAACCGTCAGCCCAAGTTTGAAGACCTTGCCAAGATGCCCTACACAGAGGCGGTGATCCACGAGATCCAAAGATTTGGAGACATACTCCCCATGGGATTCGCCCGCAGAGTCACCAAGGACACCAGGTTTCGGGATTTCCTCCTCCCCAAG GGCATTGAAGTGTTTCCTATGCTGGGCTCCGTGCTAAAAGACCCCAAATTCTTCTCCAGTCCTAGAGATTTCAACCCTCAGCATTTTCTAGATGAGAAGGGGCAGTTTAAGAAGAATGATGCTTTTGTGCCCTTCTCCATTG GAAAGCGCTACTGCTTCGGAGAAGGCATGGCTAGAAAGgaactctttctcttcttcaccgTCATCATGCAGAACTTCCGCTTCAAGTCCCCTCAGTCACCCCAGGACATCGATGTATCTCCTAAACAC GGCTAA
- the LOC136380542 gene encoding cytochrome P450 2A13 isoform X1 encodes MMMVSGLLLVALLACLTIMVLMSVWRQKMFWGKLPPGPPALPFIGNYLQLNTEQMYNSLMKISEYYGPVFTVYLGQRPVVVLCGYEAVKEALLDQAEEFSGRGMQATFDWLFKEHGVVFSSGERAKQLRRFSIATLREFGMGKRGIQERIQEEAGFLIEALQGTRGDYIDPTFFLSRTVSNVISSIVFGDRFDYEDKEFLSMLSMMLGSFQFTATPTGQLYEMFYYVMKHLPGPQQQAFKELKGLEDFITKKVEQNQRTLDPNSPRNFIDSFLIHMQEEQKNPNTEFNVKNLVMTALGLLFGGTETVSTTLRYGLLLLMKHPVVEAKVHEEIDRVIGKNRQPKFEDLAKMPYTEAVIHEIQRFGDILPMGFARRVTKDTRFRDFLLPKGIEVFPMLGSVLKDPKFFSSPRDFNPQHFLDEKGQFKKNDAFVPFSIGKRYCFGEGMARKELFLFFTVIMQNFRFKSPQSPQDIDVSPKHVGFATIPPTYTMRFLPR; translated from the exons ATGATGATGGTCTCAGGGCTGCTTCTGGTGGCTTTGCTGGCCTGCCTGACTATTATGGTCTTGATGTCTGTCTGGCGGCAAAAGATGTTCTGGGGAAAGCTGCCTCCCGGTCCCCCTGCATTGCCCTTCATTGGGAACTACCTGCAGCTGAACACAGAGCAGATGTACAACTCCCTCATGAAG ATCAGTGAATACTATGGTCCAGTGTTCACGGTTTACCTGGGCCAACGGCCAGTTGTGGTGCTGTGTGGATATGAGGCTGTGAAGGAGGCTCTGTTGGACCAGGCAGAGGAATTCAGTGGACGAGGCATGCAGGCCACCTTTGACTGGCTCTTCAAAGAACATG GTGTGGTGTTCAGCAGTGGGGAGCGTGCTAAGCAGCTCCGTCGGTTCTCCATAGCCACGCTGCGGGAATTCGGCATGGGCAAGCGAGGCATCCAGGAGCGCATCCAGGAGGAAGCAGGCTTCCTCATCGAGGCCCTTCAGGGCACACGTG GTGACTACATCGATCCTACCTTCTTCTTGAGCCGAACCGTCTCCAATGTCATCAGCTCCATTGTGTTTGGAGATCGCTTTGACTATGAGGACAAAGAGTTCCTGTCAATGCTGAGCATGATGCTGGGAAGCTTCCAGTTCACAGCTACACCCACAGGACAG CTCTATGAGATGTTCTACTATGTGATGAAACACTTGCCAGGACCACAGCAACAGGCATTTAAGGAGCTGAAGGGACTGGAGGACTTTATAACCAAGAAGGTGGAGCAGAATCAACGTACACTGGATCCCAACTCCCCTCGAAACTTCATTGACTCCTTCCTCATCCATATGCAGGAG GAACAGAAGAATCCCAACACAGAGTTCAATGTGAAGAACCTGGTGATGACAGCACTTGGCCTTTTATTTGGGGGTACCGAGACAGTCAGCACAACCCTGCGTTATGGCTTGCTGCTGCTCATGAAGCACCCAGTTGTGGAGG ccaaggtccatgaggaGATTGACCGGGTGATTGGCAAGAACCGTCAGCCCAAGTTTGAAGACCTTGCCAAGATGCCCTACACAGAGGCGGTGATCCACGAGATCCAAAGATTTGGAGACATACTCCCCATGGGATTCGCCCGCAGAGTCACCAAGGACACCAGGTTTCGGGATTTCCTCCTCCCCAAG GGCATTGAAGTGTTTCCTATGCTGGGCTCCGTGCTAAAAGACCCCAAATTCTTCTCCAGTCCTAGAGATTTCAACCCTCAGCATTTTCTAGATGAGAAGGGGCAGTTTAAGAAGAATGATGCTTTTGTGCCCTTCTCCATTG GAAAGCGCTACTGCTTCGGAGAAGGCATGGCTAGAAAGgaactctttctcttcttcaccgTCATCATGCAGAACTTCCGCTTCAAGTCCCCTCAGTCACCCCAGGACATCGATGTATCTCCTAAACACGTGGGCTTTGCCACCATCCCACCCACCTACACCATGAGATTCCTGCCTCGCTGA